A single Ammospiza caudacuta isolate bAmmCau1 chromosome 14, bAmmCau1.pri, whole genome shotgun sequence DNA region contains:
- the NEXMIF gene encoding neurite extension and migration factor, protein MDDQQEQDCASEDQETILINGVKENESHALDADERPCSAAEAAAPFPALSAAPKEGPACHRVPTGKKPCLLSPPSPLRLTDVPEHASDDSSAHAISLTSCVTKGMSSWSLPGDCEKAPFSMMEPGGMSALTGDCLMQPSRTCLGCFIESKDGIDAEPGISLKVGDINRDYDTCSVSDIGIHCMSTGETMRYGDQLLSDQLLSFPMHKSRAADKRDAEKSDSDSEDPTQKNYYEGLLLDKCNGEEPLLTNPNQEWGYFESFISESKIELLDLCSKNELSVNLFSEEDVDNYMFDDDDSTLGSDVCSLKIRYESFQDNVREKTTTLQEDAQFNFFPSVFSNCTKRDSRSTLKRGPSGATDPSQFKSEEGIIWGEEEEDGEEEDGEEEEKAALNKSCNSTEMVQYVGSKRSHFLDSVNSTEDSGEFSDDSTCTESSYDVLRDIKDCSRYLARDHSGSFIQQNYGLRAKRKVRYSDDYLYDVDSIENEKILDKKEWLPDGPKEEDDDEWCPKKRRKVSRKEPPVIIKYIIINRFKGEKHMLVKLSKVDANETTVTLNEELLSKYKKLAPLKGFWQERQQSRLDLLRSSLYHKQNFYLNGSDASFLPHPRKRKCKLANRHRIQRIKAIEQSVNKLGSCSSDHKQPCSSKEDVGLKGLPALAIATPSCANGLHVHDIAGIAVKCKPQEREHKGTERKVLRRIKFKSEARLKCKKIKAATSTAEDSPALENQDSAARLKDENSPCASDSSHLPECHEDKVAKNSPFLPSTSSSDKPLPSANITTNVPLIPGGYLQTLLDASDLSSNTGIPYFAQHPSEQQQQQQQHPLPSIVPPEKPFPSLQPAQSCVLSPPSESELQQSPGHLEMEQGGFGSMWPASKGSERQDFPGDVPEAAAMPSEFAPGTDGLPASGYTQVNLNSGKLLYQKNYMPDSQQVQSDDSYQSCHFNNGEGRFHFQRGTLSTDDGRLISFDSVGSLSVSSSNYSSLSLKSCEKDGEDDINDDFLAHCSPKLVIQQSIDEITPLKESTDLLDISNFTPDRFRQSSLSEMSPPDTPNLSPQIAGSDAKPLGTLKGFQESPQASLNSSEKVKWNCGVLQTEDQADNGFALNNHQFQFHMFNDEDSVSLLEKSPCLSTFNEPSGQISTNSKVSKSKRKSSSSKNVGTNQSSSQKATRKKSPKTNKGTDKPQGKNSRQAPKSTRKGKNAAGVNGEKAPAVGGRVVTQLGTVATATKGMAEGTQHCGPAGVKLGKHNGLSGEWALGKEGGTGWSEASLGNATSLLDDDQREFEEPSNILSNIASGMADVQRFMMASIEPLWGPVGHNSVPDIFRSPESNSLKLKTLKILAGTSQESKKKANGSSPGAAKNHKSNNKGSSKNSKAVTCDPGRPNCSTGFTTDIHAPFFDKNYSNLSTLGNNGPTHKKLYRHKSSSKSLRDENCKIKRTDREQPHKDPPVTAAFEKLR, encoded by the exons ATGGATGACCAACAAGAGCAGGATTGTGCCTCAGAAGACCAAGAAACTATCCTGATTAATGGGGTGAAAGAAAATG AGTCGCACGCCCTGGACGCCGATGAGAGGCCCTGTAGCGCGGCCGAGGCAGCGGCGCCGTTCCCGGCGCTGAGCGCGGCTCCCAAGGAGGGCCCCGCGTGCCACCGCGTCCCCACGGGCAAGAAGCCGTGCCTGCTGAGCCCCCCGTCCCCGCTGCGCCTCACCGATGTCCCCGAGCACGCCTCGGACGACTCGTCGGCCCACGCCATCTCCCTGACGTCGTGCGTGACCAAGGGCATGAGCTCGTGGTCGCTGCCGGGCGACTGCGAGAAGGCTCCGTTCAGCATGATGGAGCCCGGGGGGATGTCGGCGCTGACGGGAGACTGCCTGATGCAGCCGAGCCGGAcctgcctgggctgcttcaTTGAATCCAAGGACGGCATCGATGCGGAGCCGGGAATAAGCTTGAAAGTGGGGGATATAAATAGGGATTATGACACCTGTTCGGTCTCTGATATAGGGATTCACTGCATGAGCACAGGAGAAACCATGAGATATGGGGATCAACTGCTTTCAGACCAGCTTTTAAGCTTCCCTATGCATAAATCGAGGGCAGCGGACAAAAGAGATGCAGAAAAATCTGACAGTGATTCAGAGGACCCCACTCAGAAAAATTATTACGAGGGATTACTATTAGACAAATGCAATGGTGAGGAACCTTTACTAACAAATCCCAACCAGGAATGGGGCTATTTTGAATCTTTCATTAGTGAAAGTAAAATTGAGCTGCTTGACCTCTGCTCCAAAAATGAGCTTTCTGTAAATCTGTTTTCCGAGGAAGACGTGGACAATTACATGTTCGATGATGACGATTCCACCTTGGGAAGTGATGTCTGCTCCCTAAAGATTAGATATGAATCTTTCCAGGACAATGTGCGGGAGAAGACCACCACGCTACAAGAGGACGCCCAGTTCAACTTCTTCCCCAGCGTGTTCAGCAACTGCACCaaaagggacagcaggagcacCCTGAAAAGGGGGCCCAGCGGTGCCACCGACCCTTCTCAATTCAAATCCGAGGAAGGCATCAtctggggggaggaggaggaggatggcgAGGAAGAGGacggtgaggaggaggagaaagctgCCTTAAATAAATCTTGCAACAGCACAGAGATGGTGCAGTACGTGGGCTCCAAGAGGAGCCACTTCTTGGACTCAGTGAATTCCACAGAGGACTCCGGGGAGTTCAGCGACGACAGCACTTGCACGGAGTCCTCCTACGACGTGCTGCGGGACATCAAGGACTGCAGCCGGTACCTGGCCCGGGACCACTCCGGCTCCTTCATCCAGCAGAACTACGGGCTGCGGGCCAAGAGGAAAGTGCGATACAGCGACGACTACCTGTACGATGTGGACTCCATCGAGAACGAGAAGATCCTGGACAAGAAGGAGTGGCTCCCCGACGGGCCCAAGGAGGAGGACGACGACGAGTGGTGCCCCAAGAAACGGCGAAAAGTCTCTCGCAAGGAGCCCCCCGTGATCATCAAGTACATCATCATTAACAGGTTTAAAGGGGAGAAGCATATGCTGGTGAAGCTCAGCAAAGTGGATGCCAACGAGACAACTGTTACTCTGAACGAGGAGCTGCTCAGCAAATACAAGAAGCTGGCCCCACTGAAGGGCTTCtggcaggagaggcagcagagccggCTGGATTTGCTCAGATCGTCTCTCTACCACAAGCAGAATTTCTATCTTAACGGCTCAGATGCTTCGTTCCTCCCTCACCCACGGAAGCGAAAATGCAAGCTAGCAAACAGGCACCGGATTCAAAGAATTAAAGCCATTGAGCAATCAGTGAACAAGCTGGGCTCGTGCTCCTCTGATCACAAGCAGCCTTGCAGCAGTAAGGAGGACGTGGGCCTGAAAGGGCTGCCGGCATTAGCCATTGCCACCCCCAGCTGTGCCAACGGATTGCACGTCCACGACATCGCGGGCATCGCCGTGAAATGCAAACCGCAGGAGCGGGAGCACAAGGGGACGGAGCGGAAAGTGCTCCGCAGAATCAAATTCAAAAGTGAGGCCAGGTTGAAGTGCAAGAAGATTAAAGCTGCCACCAGTACGGCAGAGgactccccagccctggaaaacCAGGACTCCGCAGCGCGTCTGAAGGACGAAAACAGTCCCTGTGCTTCAGAcagctcccatctcccagaGTGCCACGAGGATAAGGTTGCTAAAAATTCTCCTTTCCTACCATCCACCTCCTCTTCAGACAAGCCTCTGCCATCTGCTAATATCACCACCAATGTACCCCTGATCCCCGGAGGGTATCTGCAGACGTTGTTAGATGCTTCAGATCTGTCGAGCAACACGGGTATCCCGTACTTCGCCCAGCACCCCtccgagcagcagcagcagcagcagcagcacccgcTCCCCAGCATCGTCCCGCCGGAAAAGCCCTTCCCGTCCCTGCAGCCGGCGCAGAGCTGCGTGCTCTCCCCGCCCTCTGAGTCGGAGCTGCAGCAGTCGCCCGGCCACTTGGAGATGGAGCAGGGCGGCTTCGGCAGCATGTGGCCGGCCAGCAAGGGCAGCGAGCGCCAGGACTTCCCCGGGGACGTGCCGGAGGCGGCCGCAATGCCGAGCGAGTTCGCGCCGGGCACGGACGGCCTCCCCGCCTCTGGATACACTCAAGTCAATCTGAATAGCGGCAAATTGCTATACCAAAAAAATTACATGCCGGATAGCCAACAAGTGCAGTCTGATGATTCTTATCAGTCATGTCATTTCAATAATGGAGAGGGGCGCTTTCATTTCCAACGAGGTACACTCAGTACGGATGATGGCAGGCTCATTAGTTTTGATTCAGTGGGTTCATTGTCAGTTAGTTCTAGCAATTACAGTTCTTTAAGTTTAAAGTCTTGTGAAAAGGACGGCGAGGATGATATTAATGATGATTTCTTGGCCCACTGCAGTCCCAAGCTAGTGATCCAGCAGAGCATAGATGAAATCACCCCTTTGAAGGAGTCCACGGACCTTTTAGACATTTCCAACTTCACGCCTGATAGGTTCCGCCAGTCGTCGCTTTCGGAGATGTCCCCTCCAGACACTCCCAACCTGTCCCCACAGATAGCTGGCTCCGATGCCAAGCCTCTGGGCACCCTGAAGGGCTTTCAGGAGAGCCCCCAGGCCTCCCTCAACAGTTCCGAGAAGGTTAAGTGGAACTGTGGGGTCCTGCAGACCGAGGATCAGGCAGATAATGGGTTTGCTTTAAATAATCACCAGTTCCAGTTCCATATGTTCAACGATGAAGATTCTGTCAGCCTTCTCGAAAAGAGTCCATGCTTGTCAACATTTAATGAGCCATCTGGTCAAATTAGCACCAATAGCAAAGTGTCAAAATCGAAGAGGAAAAGTTCATCCAGCAAGAATGTGGGTACAAACCAAAGCTCTTCCCAGAAAGCCACCCggaaaaaatcacccaaaaccaacaaaggAACCGATAAGCCGCAAGGGAAAAACTCCAGGCAGGCACCCAAATCCaccaggaaagggaaaaatgcaGCAGGAGTCAACGGCGAGAAGGCTCCAGCTGTTGGTGGCAGGGTGGTCACTCAGCTGGGCACCGTGGCCACGGCCACCAAGGGCATGGCCGAGGGCACTCAGCACTGCGGCCCGGCGGGGGTGAAGCTGGGCAAGCACAACGGGCTCTCTGGAGAGTGGGCACTGGGAAAAGAGGGGGGCACGGGCTGGTCAGAAGCCAGCCTGGGCAATGCCACCAGCCTCCTGGACGATGACCAGAGGGAGTTTGAGGAACCCTCCAACATCCTGTCCAACATCGCGTCGGGAATGGCCGATGTGCAGAGGTTTATGATGGCCTCCATTGAGCCCTTGTGGGGGCCCGTCGGCCACAACAGCGTTCCAGACATATTCCGGTCACCAGAGTCCAACAGTCTGAAACTGAAAACTCTTAAAATTTTGGCAGGGACGTCCCAAGAGTCGAAGAAGAAGGCGAACGGTAGCTCGCCAGGGGCGGCGAAGAACCACAAGTCAAACAACAAGGGCTCAAGCAAAAACAGCAAAGCTGTGACCTGCGACCCCGGGCGCCCCAACTGCTCCACTGGGTTCACCACGGACATTCACGCTCCCTTTTTTGATAAAAACTATAGTAACCTGAGCACTTTAGGCAATAATGGACCTACCCATAAAAAACTCTACCGTCATAAATCCAGTTCGAAATCACTGAGGGATGAGAACTGTAAAATCAAGCGGACGGACCGCGAACAGCCCCACAAGGACCCACCCGTGACAGCTGCTTTTGAGAAACTGAGGTAA